From one Formosa sediminum genomic stretch:
- a CDS encoding CPBP family intramembrane glutamic endopeptidase — protein MYISQAYKGLTDWWRYIVGVLIALVGVMIFSTPHLIAISLKTLQGDVDVAQLKDTNFVLQLFDPNLNLIFIMLPFLGGLLCLFLAVKLVHKLSLLNLTTTRERIDWKRVFFSFILWGVVSSIFVVVDYFMYPEHYVYNFQLNKFLILVVIAIILVPIQTSFEEYMFRGYLMQGIGVISKTNLLPLLITSIIFGGLHISNPEVEKLGYIIMIYYIGTGLFLGILTLMDEGMELSLGFHAANNLFTALLVTSDWSALQTYSILKDISEPDKANFIEIFLPVFVIFPILLFIFSKKYNWTDWKHKLTGRIVNPVTTHALEADLNEDIQNNN, from the coding sequence ATGTATATAAGTCAAGCTTATAAAGGATTAACAGATTGGTGGCGCTATATAGTAGGTGTACTGATTGCTTTAGTAGGAGTAATGATTTTTTCTACGCCCCATCTTATAGCAATTAGTTTAAAAACATTACAAGGAGATGTTGATGTAGCTCAATTAAAAGACACAAATTTTGTATTACAATTATTCGACCCTAATTTGAATTTAATTTTTATAATGCTTCCATTTTTAGGCGGATTGTTATGTTTGTTTTTAGCTGTTAAATTAGTTCATAAATTATCTCTATTAAACCTTACAACAACACGCGAGCGTATAGACTGGAAACGGGTGTTTTTTTCCTTTATACTTTGGGGTGTTGTGTCGTCTATATTTGTTGTTGTAGACTACTTTATGTATCCAGAGCATTATGTTTATAATTTTCAACTTAATAAATTTCTAATTCTTGTAGTTATAGCAATCATTCTTGTTCCTATTCAAACAAGTTTTGAAGAGTATATGTTTAGAGGCTATTTAATGCAGGGAATAGGAGTCATTTCAAAAACTAACCTTTTACCGTTATTAATTACCTCTATAATTTTTGGTGGATTGCACATCTCTAATCCTGAAGTTGAAAAATTAGGGTATATTATAATGATATATTATATAGGAACAGGGTTGTTTTTAGGGATATTAACTTTAATGGATGAAGGGATGGAGTTGTCTCTAGGATTTCATGCAGCAAATAATTTATTCACGGCATTATTAGTAACATCAGATTGGAGTGCGTTACAGACTTATTCCATATTAAAAGATATATCTGAACCAGATAAAGCCAATTTTATAGAAATTTTTCTACCTGTGTTTGTCATTTTTCCAATTTTACTTTTTATCTTTTCAAAAAAATACAATTGGACAGATTGGAAGCATAAACTTACAGGACGAATAGTTAATCCTGTAACAACACATGCTTTAGAAGCAGATTTAAATGAAGACATACAAAACAATAACTAA
- a CDS encoding AMP-binding protein, whose protein sequence is MIAEVQSNIPTYDKIHLKFKLNGRYYDSESLSEVAYCFIKEGEPHQKTLGDFLQAWLDNNDYVEVQTSGSIGAPKKIKIKKQAMVNSAIATGNAFNLRPGDSLLHCLPFNFISGRMMLVRAMILGLELDVVPPRITPVFDETKTYDFSAMIPPQAENLLPKLHHFKALIIGGAAASHKLLQDIQGIDTQCYSTYGMTETVSHIAFRPLNGPHKTDFYKAMPNVKVSTNDKGCLVLEADYLFDGKLETNDVAVMHSENEFKLIGRIDNVINSGGLKLFAEQIEKHLTGGISQRFFVAGLPDDKLGERLVLVVEGEERPIDSEVFKDLKKNEIPKEIIFIKKFIETPNRKIQRKKTLELI, encoded by the coding sequence ATGATAGCAGAAGTACAGAGTAATATACCAACTTACGATAAAATTCATTTAAAATTTAAATTAAACGGTCGTTATTACGATTCAGAATCTTTAAGTGAAGTTGCATATTGCTTTATAAAGGAAGGAGAACCTCACCAAAAAACATTAGGTGATTTTTTACAAGCTTGGTTAGATAATAACGATTATGTAGAAGTACAAACTTCGGGGTCTATTGGTGCTCCAAAAAAAATTAAAATTAAAAAACAAGCCATGGTAAATTCGGCTATCGCTACAGGTAATGCATTTAATTTGCGTCCAGGAGATAGTTTATTACATTGTTTGCCTTTTAATTTTATTTCAGGTAGAATGATGTTGGTTCGAGCAATGATTTTAGGTTTAGAATTAGATGTTGTACCACCACGTATTACTCCTGTTTTTGATGAAACGAAAACATATGACTTCTCTGCCATGATCCCGCCACAGGCTGAAAATTTATTACCTAAATTACATCATTTTAAAGCTTTAATTATTGGTGGAGCAGCTGCATCTCATAAGTTATTACAAGATATTCAAGGTATAGATACCCAATGTTATTCTACTTACGGAATGACAGAGACGGTAAGTCATATTGCGTTTAGACCTTTAAATGGACCTCATAAAACAGATTTTTATAAGGCAATGCCTAATGTAAAAGTTTCTACTAATGATAAAGGCTGTTTAGTGCTTGAAGCAGATTATTTATTTGATGGTAAACTTGAAACTAATGATGTTGCAGTAATGCATTCTGAAAATGAATTTAAATTAATTGGAAGAATAGATAATGTAATTAATTCTGGTGGTTTAAAGTTGTTTGCAGAACAAATAGAAAAACATTTAACTGGAGGTATTTCACAACGATTCTTTGTAGCAGGCTTACCCGATGATAAGCTTGGTGAGCGTTTAGTTTTAGTTGTTGAAGGCGAGGAGAGACCTATTGATTCTGAAGTTTTTAAAGATTTAAAAAAGAATGAAATTCCTAAAGAAATTATTTTTATTAAGAAATTTATAGAAACACCTAACAGAAAAATACAACGTAAGAAGACGTTGGAGTTGATATAG
- a CDS encoding OmpA family protein, which yields MRHDLHFSDDYRTSDTEIEIKKAARIEGWAANSNFKMESISVGMQNAWHHIAISYYKGKFKMYYDSKRISNIPKFDVAPNMLGIGLMFYSKNDSKHPYLAVKNIRIAHGGGEMYNRIVANGEYVTNGIIFDSGKSTIKGNSQGIINQMVTILQENPDWKFEIIGHTDSDGSEANNLTLSTDRANAVKTTIIKQGIEVDRLHVVGKGESQPLNANSTPEEKANNRRVAFVKI from the coding sequence ATGAGACATGACTTACATTTTAGCGACGATTATAGAACCAGCGATACAGAAATTGAAATAAAAAAAGCTGCTAGAATTGAAGGTTGGGCTGCTAACAGTAATTTTAAAATGGAAAGTATTTCTGTTGGAATGCAAAATGCTTGGCACCACATTGCTATTTCCTATTACAAAGGTAAATTTAAAATGTATTACGACTCTAAGCGCATATCTAACATCCCTAAATTTGATGTAGCGCCTAATATGTTAGGTATTGGCTTAATGTTTTACTCTAAAAACGACAGTAAACACCCTTATTTGGCTGTAAAAAATATTAGAATTGCACATGGTGGTGGCGAAATGTACAATAGAATTGTTGCCAACGGAGAGTACGTAACTAATGGAATTATTTTTGATAGTGGCAAATCTACAATAAAAGGAAATTCCCAAGGAATTATTAATCAAATGGTAACTATTTTACAAGAAAACCCTGATTGGAAATTTGAAATTATAGGACATACAGACAGTGATGGTTCTGAAGCTAATAACTTAACCTTGTCTACAGATAGAGCAAATGCTGTTAAAACCACAATTATTAAGCAAGGCATAGAAGTCGATAGGTTACATGTTGTTGGTAAAGGAGAATCTCAACCTTTAAATGCAAACAGTACGCCAGAAGAAAAAGCTAATAATAGACGTGTTGCTTTTGTGAAAATTTAA
- a CDS encoding acyl-CoA carboxylase subunit beta, with the protein MDINFNKNEDHNKLLVSELKRRFAKVSLGGGLKRIEKLHSKGKLTARERIDYLLDPKSKSIEIGNFAGEDMYPEHGGCPSAGVVVKIGYIKGKQCIVVANDATVKAGAWFPITGKKNLRAQEIAIENKLPIIYLVDSAGVYLPLQDEIFPDKEHFGRIFRNNAIMSSMGITQISAVMGSCVAGGAYLPIMSDEALIVDKTASIFLAGSYLVKAAIGESIDNETLGGATTHCEISGVTDYKAKDDKDALDKIKFIIDKIGDYDKAGFNRTKAFKPKDNPKDIYGILPKSRADQYDMKAIISRLVDNSEFEEYKEGYGKTIITAYARIDGWAVGIVANQRQLVKTKQGEMQFGGVIYNDSADKATRFIANCNQKKIPLVFLQDVTGFMVGSKSEHGGIIKDGAKMVNAVSNSVVPKFTIIIGNSYGAGNYAMCGKAYDPRLIVSWPSAELAVMSGNSAAKVLLQIETASLKAKGETITPEKEAELFDQIKSRYDNQVSPYYAASRLWTDGIIDPLDTRTWVSMGIEAANHAPIEKPFNLGILQV; encoded by the coding sequence ATGGATATCAACTTCAATAAAAACGAAGATCACAATAAACTTTTAGTATCAGAATTAAAAAGACGTTTTGCAAAAGTTAGCCTAGGTGGAGGCTTAAAACGTATTGAAAAATTACATAGCAAAGGCAAGCTTACTGCTAGAGAACGTATAGATTACTTATTAGATCCTAAATCTAAAAGTATAGAAATCGGGAATTTTGCAGGAGAAGATATGTACCCTGAACATGGTGGGTGTCCTTCTGCTGGAGTTGTTGTAAAAATAGGATACATTAAAGGCAAACAATGTATAGTTGTGGCAAATGATGCCACAGTTAAAGCCGGTGCATGGTTTCCAATTACGGGAAAAAAGAACTTGCGTGCTCAAGAAATTGCAATCGAAAATAAATTACCAATTATCTATTTAGTAGATAGTGCTGGTGTTTATTTACCCTTACAAGACGAAATTTTTCCTGATAAAGAACACTTTGGTCGTATATTTAGAAATAACGCTATTATGAGTAGTATGGGAATTACTCAAATTTCTGCCGTTATGGGAAGTTGCGTTGCTGGTGGTGCTTATTTGCCAATTATGAGTGATGAAGCTTTAATAGTAGATAAAACTGCTAGTATTTTTCTTGCAGGAAGTTATTTGGTAAAAGCAGCAATAGGAGAATCTATTGATAATGAAACGTTGGGTGGTGCTACCACGCATTGTGAAATTAGTGGTGTTACCGATTATAAAGCGAAAGATGATAAAGACGCTTTAGATAAAATTAAATTTATTATTGATAAAATTGGGGATTACGATAAAGCTGGTTTTAACAGAACAAAAGCCTTTAAACCCAAAGATAATCCTAAAGATATTTATGGCATTCTTCCTAAAAGCAGAGCAGATCAATACGATATGAAAGCCATTATTTCGCGTTTGGTAGACAATTCTGAATTTGAAGAATATAAAGAAGGTTACGGTAAAACCATTATTACCGCTTATGCTAGAATAGATGGTTGGGCTGTTGGAATTGTAGCAAACCAAAGACAACTCGTTAAAACAAAGCAAGGAGAAATGCAATTTGGTGGAGTTATTTACAACGACAGTGCAGATAAAGCTACGCGTTTTATTGCCAATTGCAATCAGAAAAAAATACCATTAGTTTTTTTACAAGATGTAACTGGATTTATGGTAGGTTCTAAATCTGAGCATGGTGGTATCATTAAAGATGGTGCTAAAATGGTTAATGCAGTAAGTAACTCTGTAGTTCCTAAATTCACCATTATTATAGGTAATAGCTATGGAGCGGGAAATTACGCCATGTGTGGTAAAGCTTACGATCCCAGATTAATTGTATCTTGGCCAAGTGCAGAACTTGCTGTTATGAGTGGAAACTCGGCTGCTAAAGTCTTACTACAAATAGAAACAGCATCTTTAAAAGCTAAAGGAGAAACCATTACACCAGAAAAAGAAGCTGAATTATTTGATCAAATAAAATCAAGATACGATAACCAAGTCTCTCCATATTATGCGGCATCTAGACTCTGGACAGATGGTATTATAGACCCTTTAGATACTCGTACGTGGGTTTCTATGGGAATTGAAGCTGCTAACCACGCACCTATTGAAAAGCCATTTAACTTAGGTATTTTGCAAGTTTAA
- a CDS encoding DoxX family protein — protein MKKNKIIYYVATGLLTVILLFSVSMYFFKHDEVANMFTNFGYPAYLIYPYALAKLLGLFAIWNPNFKVIKEWAYSGFFFAFVLAFFAHIMINDGGHLPALLALILLIVSYIFNKKIN, from the coding sequence ATGAAAAAGAATAAAATTATCTATTATGTAGCAACGGGCCTTTTAACAGTTATATTATTGTTTTCGGTAAGTATGTATTTTTTTAAACATGATGAAGTCGCTAACATGTTTACCAATTTCGGATATCCAGCATATCTAATATATCCCTATGCACTGGCAAAATTATTAGGGTTGTTTGCAATATGGAATCCTAATTTTAAAGTGATTAAAGAATGGGCTTACTCCGGATTTTTCTTTGCTTTTGTTTTGGCTTTTTTTGCTCATATTATGATTAATGATGGCGGACATTTACCAGCATTATTAGCTTTAATTTTATTAATTGTATCTTATATCTTTAACAAGAAAATAAATTAA
- a CDS encoding NADPH-dependent FMN reductase — protein MKHIIAFAGSNSKQSINKQLVTYTSSLVENLDTTILDLNDFEVPIFSVDLEQETGFPEHAKRLMNIIKEADGLIISLAEHNGAYTAVFKNLFDWISRVEPKTFQNKPMLLMATSPGARGGLTVLEMAKARFPRHDSNIVATYSLPSFFDNFSEGKITHSDLNAQLLKAVKLFQEALNH, from the coding sequence ATGAAACATATTATTGCATTTGCAGGGAGTAATAGTAAGCAGTCTATAAATAAACAATTGGTAACTTATACAAGCAGTTTAGTTGAAAATTTGGATACCACAATATTAGATTTAAATGATTTTGAAGTTCCTATTTTTAGTGTAGATTTAGAGCAAGAAACTGGGTTTCCAGAACACGCTAAGCGCTTAATGAATATTATTAAAGAAGCAGATGGTCTTATAATTTCCTTAGCAGAACATAATGGTGCGTATACAGCGGTATTTAAAAATCTTTTTGATTGGATATCTAGAGTAGAACCCAAAACATTTCAAAATAAGCCTATGCTTTTAATGGCAACTTCGCCAGGAGCGAGAGGAGGACTTACTGTTTTAGAAATGGCGAAAGCACGTTTTCCTAGACATGATTCTAATATCGTAGCGACCTATTCATTACCGTCGTTTTTCGATAATTTTTCTGAAGGTAAAATAACTCATTCCGATTTAAATGCTCAATTATTAAAGGCGGTAAAACTGTTTCAAGAGGCTTTAAATCACTAA
- a CDS encoding MarR family winged helix-turn-helix transcriptional regulator, translated as MGDFSKDINSTFPNNKVKAMLNIIYTANWINSYQNTFFKPFKISSQQYNILRILKGAGKPLKVQTIKERMVERSPNVTRLMDKLFAKNLISRIPCPTDRRVVYIEITTQGLDLLDEIAKTKMGDIFKNLTEEEAAQLSDLLDKLR; from the coding sequence ATGGGAGATTTTTCAAAAGATATAAATTCTACTTTTCCAAATAATAAAGTAAAAGCCATGCTGAATATTATTTATACAGCAAATTGGATCAATAGCTATCAGAATACTTTTTTTAAACCGTTTAAAATTTCATCTCAACAATATAATATTTTACGAATATTAAAAGGAGCAGGTAAACCTTTAAAGGTGCAAACTATTAAAGAACGTATGGTGGAACGGTCTCCAAATGTTACACGTTTAATGGATAAGTTGTTTGCTAAAAATTTAATATCACGTATTCCATGTCCAACCGACAGACGAGTAGTGTATATAGAAATTACCACGCAAGGTTTAGACTTATTAGATGAAATAGCAAAAACGAAGATGGGAGATATATTTAAGAATTTAACGGAAGAAGAGGCTGCTCAACTAAGTGATTTGTTAGATAAATTACGTTAA
- a CDS encoding pirin family protein has translation MKTILHTSESRGFANHGWLQANHSFSFANWHNKDRMNFGALRVLNDDIIAPKMGFGTHPHKNMEIITIPLSGELKHRDSLENEWKSVLPDEVQVMSAGRGVEHSEINGSQETHLNLFQIWIIPNKDNVEPRYDQDTFNTAARKNQLQYLVSSIDYEKEGTLKIHQDALISRLDLDENNTFQYYLKSKNHGVYIMVINGELKLEAYTLQTRDAIGISETSVVNMLALAKTSLLFIEVPMKI, from the coding sequence ATGAAAACAATTTTACATACATCAGAGAGTAGAGGATTTGCAAACCACGGATGGTTACAAGCAAATCATTCGTTTAGTTTTGCTAATTGGCATAATAAAGACCGTATGAATTTTGGAGCATTACGTGTATTAAATGACGATATAATAGCGCCTAAAATGGGATTTGGCACGCATCCGCATAAAAATATGGAAATAATTACCATTCCTTTAAGCGGTGAACTAAAGCACAGAGACTCATTAGAAAACGAATGGAAATCGGTGCTTCCAGATGAAGTCCAAGTTATGAGTGCAGGACGCGGAGTAGAACATTCAGAAATTAATGGTTCTCAGGAAACGCATTTAAACTTATTTCAGATTTGGATTATACCTAATAAAGACAATGTAGAACCACGATACGATCAAGACACTTTTAATACTGCAGCACGAAAAAATCAATTACAATATTTAGTGTCGTCTATAGATTATGAAAAGGAAGGAACATTAAAAATTCATCAAGATGCTTTAATTTCGAGGTTGGATTTAGATGAAAATAACACTTTTCAATACTACTTAAAAAGTAAAAACCACGGTGTTTATATTATGGTAATAAATGGCGAACTTAAACTAGAAGCCTATACATTACAAACACGAGATGCTATAGGTATTTCTGAAACTTCTGTTGTAAATATGCTTGCTTTGGCAAAAACAAGTCTATTATTTATAGAAGTCCCAATGAAGATATAG
- a CDS encoding OmpA family protein, which yields MKLFRETLLVLFIAISFASYSQNAELTELTDTTELNELKEELDSTNVSFWMVGIGFNAVDDSGNVFKGVFDTEEGWNTVPYPSRLSIGKYFKSGLGIEGIFTYNKYKEGKIVDNFPLEKDVDYFAIDSRLSYDLNKLIGETGWFDPYAGVGLGYTNANNNGRGTYNAILGFRIWFSEKFGMDVNSTGKWGMNQNFRNHKQHAIGVVYRFDVDKKLNKKDQEKIDGLEASLLAEQTRVQDSIADANKANAEAVLLAKQQAEAAEKERLALIEKEKAEKKNKIQGEIDNLDSIYFAFDSSNLTTTSKTVLNNLLSILNTYPELTLEITSHTDSRGSAAYNQVLSEKRLKSTLDYLLNNGIEKNRIEGKAFGESRLINRCDENTKCTEDMHKENRRSEIHVIEF from the coding sequence ATGAAATTATTTAGAGAAACTTTACTTGTATTATTTATTGCAATTAGTTTTGCAAGTTACTCACAAAATGCAGAGTTAACAGAACTTACGGATACTACAGAGCTTAATGAATTAAAAGAAGAATTAGATTCTACTAACGTTAGTTTTTGGATGGTTGGTATAGGATTTAATGCTGTAGACGATTCAGGAAATGTATTTAAAGGCGTTTTTGATACTGAAGAAGGATGGAACACCGTGCCTTACCCTTCAAGATTAAGTATTGGTAAATATTTTAAAAGCGGTTTAGGTATTGAAGGAATTTTTACTTACAATAAGTATAAAGAAGGTAAAATAGTGGATAATTTTCCTCTTGAAAAAGATGTAGATTATTTTGCAATAGACTCTAGATTAAGTTATGATTTAAACAAACTTATTGGAGAAACGGGTTGGTTTGATCCTTATGCAGGAGTTGGTCTTGGATATACTAATGCTAATAATAACGGTAGAGGAACCTACAATGCTATTTTAGGTTTTAGAATTTGGTTTAGTGAAAAGTTTGGAATGGATGTTAATTCTACGGGGAAATGGGGAATGAATCAAAATTTTAGGAACCACAAACAACATGCTATAGGTGTAGTATATAGATTTGATGTAGATAAGAAATTAAATAAAAAAGATCAAGAAAAAATAGATGGATTAGAAGCTTCGTTGTTAGCAGAACAAACACGAGTTCAAGATTCTATTGCAGATGCAAATAAAGCAAATGCCGAAGCAGTATTATTAGCTAAACAACAAGCTGAAGCAGCTGAAAAAGAAAGATTAGCTTTAATAGAAAAAGAAAAAGCTGAGAAGAAAAATAAAATTCAGGGTGAAATAGACAATTTAGATTCTATTTATTTTGCTTTTGATTCTTCTAATTTAACAACAACTTCTAAAACCGTCCTTAATAATTTATTATCTATTTTAAATACATATCCAGAATTAACCTTAGAAATTACTTCGCATACAGATTCTAGAGGTTCTGCAGCATATAATCAAGTCCTTTCTGAAAAACGATTAAAAAGTACTTTAGATTATTTATTAAATAATGGTATAGAAAAAAATAGAATAGAAGGTAAAGCCTTTGGTGAATCTAGATTGATAAATAGGTGTGATGAAAATACAAAATGTACGGAAGACATGCATAAAGAAAATAGACGATCTGAAATACATGTAATAGAATTTTAA
- a CDS encoding MFS transporter — protein MNKGLLTLAIGGFGIGLTEFVIMGILPEISAAFNITIPKAGHFISAYALGVVVGAPVLTSIGSKWPANKVLLGLMLWFTIFNTLSAFATGYSSFIILRFLSGLPHGAFFGIGAVVAGKLSKEGKSAQGIAIMFSGLTFANLLGVPLGTYLGKHFSWNLSFLLVGFVGVLVVLSIKFWMPLLKQSSESHFLDDLKIFKRLELWLIILLTTIGTGGFFAWYSYIAPLITDVAHHPAEMVSIAMILAGLGMVVGNFLGAKLTERFTPMYAVILILSAMAVCLAINTFLASDKVMVLIMTFIIGAVTFCLSTPIQVAIINASEGSETLGSSLNQSAFNIGNASGAYFAGLPIAMGYGYTSADWVGAGMATSGVLIALVIIMVRKQRYKKVVNNN, from the coding sequence ATGAATAAAGGTCTTTTAACATTAGCCATAGGAGGTTTTGGTATTGGTTTAACAGAATTTGTAATTATGGGTATTCTACCAGAAATTTCAGCGGCATTTAATATAACAATTCCTAAAGCTGGACACTTTATCTCGGCTTATGCACTTGGAGTTGTTGTTGGTGCCCCTGTATTAACCAGTATAGGTAGTAAATGGCCTGCTAATAAAGTTTTATTAGGCTTAATGTTATGGTTTACTATATTTAATACCTTGTCTGCTTTTGCTACTGGATATTCTTCGTTTATTATATTAAGATTTTTATCAGGATTACCACATGGTGCCTTTTTTGGAATTGGTGCAGTTGTTGCCGGAAAATTATCTAAAGAAGGAAAATCGGCACAAGGTATTGCGATAATGTTTAGCGGATTAACGTTTGCAAATTTACTTGGTGTACCCCTAGGTACCTATCTAGGTAAACATTTTAGTTGGAATCTCTCTTTTTTATTAGTTGGATTTGTAGGTGTTTTAGTTGTATTAAGTATTAAGTTTTGGATGCCTCTTTTAAAACAATCTTCTGAAAGTCATTTTCTTGATGATTTAAAGATTTTTAAACGCTTAGAGTTGTGGCTAATTATTTTATTAACTACCATAGGAACAGGTGGCTTTTTTGCTTGGTATAGTTATATTGCTCCATTAATTACAGATGTTGCACATCATCCAGCCGAGATGGTTTCTATTGCAATGATATTGGCAGGATTAGGTATGGTTGTTGGAAATTTTTTAGGAGCCAAATTAACCGAACGTTTTACCCCTATGTATGCCGTAATTTTAATTTTGTCTGCTATGGCTGTATGTCTAGCTATAAATACATTCTTAGCCTCAGATAAAGTAATGGTTTTAATTATGACATTTATAATTGGAGCGGTAACATTTTGCCTTTCAACACCAATTCAAGTCGCAATTATAAATGCATCTGAAGGTTCTGAGACTTTAGGGTCGTCACTAAACCAAAGTGCCTTTAATATAGGAAATGCCTCTGGAGCATATTTTGCAGGATTGCCAATTGCCATGGGATATGGTTATACGTCTGCAGACTGGGTTGGAGCTGGTATGGCCACATCAGGCGTACTTATTGCTTTAGTAATTATAATGGTAAGAAAACAACGTTATAAAAAGGTAGTCAATAACAATTAA
- a CDS encoding MFS transporter, which produces MKTTDVIEKKSKYRWTIVAMLFMATAVNYLDRQVLSLTWKDFIAPEFHWTDNDYGTITALFSLFYAISLLFAGRLVDWLDTKKGFMWAIGVWSLGAVLHAFCGIATSGILTGHWFVGFEEASHYISQVEDVSRVLNVSVALFIFARLVLAIGEAGNFPAAIKTTAEFFPKKDRAYATSIFNAGATVGALAAPLIIPLLAKHYGWESAFIVIGALGFIWMGWWQFGYNKPHLHPKVNPAELEYINQDVEPVKKDNELGKKITFKQLFKYKQTWAFAFGKFMTDGVWWFYLFWTPAYLSSVYGMESSDPVSQFALFVLYAITLLSIIGGWLPTYFVEKKGMNPYAGRMRAMLIFAFFPLLAIVAQPLGHVSYWFPVIIIGIAGAAHQAWSANIFTTVGDMFPKSAIATVTGIGGLAGGVGSTFINKGSGILFDYSAETNMNFLGYEGIEAGYFIVFTFCALAYLIGWIVMKTLVPKYEPITDLE; this is translated from the coding sequence ATGAAAACAACCGACGTTATTGAAAAAAAGTCCAAGTACCGGTGGACAATCGTAGCCATGTTGTTTATGGCTACCGCCGTAAATTATTTAGACAGACAAGTACTTTCTCTAACCTGGAAAGATTTTATTGCTCCAGAGTTTCATTGGACTGATAATGATTATGGAACTATAACTGCATTATTTTCTCTTTTTTATGCCATTAGCTTACTATTTGCAGGTCGTCTTGTAGATTGGTTAGACACCAAAAAAGGATTTATGTGGGCCATTGGAGTCTGGTCTTTAGGAGCTGTATTACATGCATTTTGTGGTATTGCAACTTCTGGAATTTTAACAGGACATTGGTTTGTAGGGTTTGAAGAAGCAAGCCATTATATATCTCAAGTAGAAGACGTATCTCGTGTATTAAATGTAAGTGTTGCCTTATTTATTTTTGCACGTTTAGTTTTAGCGATTGGTGAAGCAGGAAATTTTCCGGCAGCAATTAAAACAACTGCAGAATTTTTTCCTAAAAAAGATAGAGCATATGCAACTAGTATTTTTAACGCAGGAGCTACAGTAGGAGCATTAGCAGCACCATTAATAATTCCATTATTGGCTAAACATTATGGATGGGAATCTGCATTTATAGTAATTGGTGCGCTTGGATTCATTTGGATGGGATGGTGGCAATTTGGTTATAATAAACCACATTTACACCCTAAAGTAAATCCTGCAGAATTAGAATACATTAATCAAGATGTAGAGCCAGTTAAAAAAGATAATGAACTTGGTAAAAAAATCACCTTTAAACAACTTTTTAAATATAAACAAACTTGGGCATTTGCTTTTGGTAAGTTTATGACAGATGGCGTGTGGTGGTTTTATTTATTTTGGACACCAGCTTACTTAAGCTCTGTATATGGTATGGAATCGTCAGATCCTGTTTCACAGTTTGCTTTATTTGTATTATATGCCATTACTTTATTATCGATTATTGGAGGTTGGTTACCAACTTATTTTGTTGAGAAAAAAGGGATGAATCCATATGCTGGCCGTATGCGAGCAATGCTTATTTTTGCTTTTTTTCCACTATTAGCTATTGTTGCTCAACCTTTAGGGCATGTATCGTATTGGTTTCCTGTAATTATAATTGGTATCGCAGGTGCTGCACACCAAGCATGGTCTGCAAATATATTTACTACAGTCGGTGATATGTTTCCTAAATCTGCTATAGCAACTGTAACAGGGATAGGAGGTTTGGCAGGTGGTGTAGGATCTACTTTTATTAATAAAGGATCTGGTATACTGTTTGATTATTCGGCAGAAACAAACATGAATTTTTTAGGTTATGAAGGTATAGAAGCAGGTTATTTTATTGTGTTTACATTTTGTGCTTTAGCTTATTTAATTGGTTGGATTGTGATGAAAACATTAGTACCAAAATATGAACCTATTACAGATTTAGAATAA
- a CDS encoding CAL67264 family membrane protein has translation MAMNKNTVLAWATTIMIVVGLALIALGAFRYEDVAGWGFAAVGIGFFAIAWVFNALKGRV, from the coding sequence ATGGCAATGAATAAAAATACGGTTTTAGCTTGGGCAACAACCATTATGATTGTAGTAGGATTAGCTTTAATCGCTTTAGGAGCTTTTAGATATGAAGATGTAGCAGGCTGGGGATTTGCAGCTGTAGGCATTGGTTTTTTTGCTATTGCTTGGGTATTTAACGCATTAAAAGGAAGAGTATAA